From the genome of Kryptolebias marmoratus isolate JLee-2015 linkage group LG19, ASM164957v2, whole genome shotgun sequence, one region includes:
- the fndc1 gene encoding fibronectin type III domain-containing protein 1 isoform X4 gives MARAASRTLLALFVTFCASRCGWTAEKPLRSQNGKQTAVDKVLRESWQPSIHLDGRPVDRFVMSSSKPSRSHRFTKLSKDTRSHPPEDVDPEIINLDGFAVLVNPPVNTSAGLVKSSQTAARNHSAAGRTTRVNRTARPAGLTFNRMLRRAPQSSSGPRQPESAVAGTPLLERRRQRQTKPQADQRNRPTPKLASESVHVVSLQAQKAQGRSAPANRDITAKTTPPEPPEYEARDISVRVISPKSVLISWVDPAVEMGKVAPGASRSYTVRFREKGESARWEYKESTQRRMMIDTLSADGMYEFSVRISQGEKHSKWSVSVFQRTPESAPSGPPEDFEVKPLRGKGTAVIATWDPPEEPNGRITEYILSYAPAMKPFGMKSVTYRGGTTTATIDGLTPGERYIFKIRAANRRGMGPQSKVFSVVMPQSRSAVSSFSETKDSHMSKQDEDKEKPNPPSKEVPEEPTATPKPKPVSHNNRRVRPLSQTRSYHSIFSSVRGSVRNGLNRGSSKGKAKEDEEQEEEKVPTTPPPVEETTIKVMQETEELDNDVSLLSEDEVGYIKEPVTTETPSLKVFTPSPTKPVLKKPYQPNRRPVKIRVHQKAGSKATSSSSSNNPSSSSSASSSPSSSATSSFPSSRIQESAASRKDHVVSAYPNTQNIYNRPNVTQAKPSTTGQKESNSQQTDTTPMGTGSSSAERSSGSASGFPSRHGFSRRHPGISFRGNTTRLLNGYKPAVTTQLKIPSRTQSQVSLNPRSSASSQSILPERTQSHETSSTFIPKTSTPNSGSTSNSHSTSDSNNSNKSQFTSNSRSQDAKILKDTHSSTSQRRTIHHSTGDKPGSSQSTSQRAPHSSVTSRDTHNSLGSHTSPDLNTSFREGNDDSSYKHEEDKKNKVEEPTSSSRAQPTVQNKKEERKDESVNKKPTLSRTRISSSFAEKIPWLASRYPGKFVLGTRASSPRQDGGTSLTRVSSSVGAGRPLVVGTPTRVSGAAGVTGESLKQETTEDLRTLSKHDSLKNSVGVSSVKPSLNNQNTRSSDSNSPTTSFSSSASTFSNSGSNPLEKTTGHKDSSDSNHKEISNSDTHKDNIDARSRENKEKAADHKAVQRTPTSSSAVHRNGENEESMSTRETSSRTRTGISTGASPSRRLGVGMNGRVRSSLLANTQFGGSRLPIRPQQVQNSRLGGSTSDSSSSLDSSASLNFPKPVLNSAHNAGSDTTVKKPWGGNSPSTSSSSSIRNPGGRARYPIIRGKPNNGGGFRPGNGNVGKDEQPNLTATNAKETSSSLGTSKATGQKFITGPDGTKWVVDLERGVLMNQDGKILQDSQGKPKRVVLGEDGRTIFDHMGSPLVSQEGIALFGHGRDSQPVVNPKEKVLTVGGKPVLGLNVLRPRTSITTTTTAPPTTSEPTTTEWTTEEFSTALPYPTCPPGTFSKTDEYGYPLLDPEGILDCYPEVIKNTLPPSTTTTATTSTTTTTTVTTPDSRLVNKRPLSEFDLSGKKRFTAPYVNYIQKDPGAPCSLTEALEYLQVDILEDVIKKDMAANQNQPPKHKPHNLTVVAMEGCHSFIILDWARPLKDDMVSGYMVYSASYDDVLNNRWSPKASDGTHLAVENLKPNSRYYFKVRAKNVFGLGPFSETLTYETESDDPFLIERPPGGEPIWVPFTFKYNPVHSSCKGSQFVKRTWYRKFVGVVLCNSLRYKIFMGDGLREPFYSIGDTLGQGEDHCQFVDSYRDGRTGPSDFSYNLPSAQGYYRAYRQEPVTFGVIGRRTAHHFVGWYECGVPIPGKW, from the exons ATGGCTCGAGCCGCAAGCAGGACACTCTTGGCGctatttgttacattttgcgCTTCTCGTTGCGGATggacag cagagAAGCCTTTGCGATCCCAAAATGGGAAACAGACAGCTGTGGACAAGGTCTTAAGGGAGAGCTGGCAGCCTTCTATCCATCTGGATGGAAGGCCTGTGGATCGCTTCGTCATGAGCTCCAGCAAACCCAGCCGTTCCCACCGCTTCACCAAACTGAGCAAGGACACTCGCTCACATCCACCGGAGGATGTTG acCCAGAAATCATCAACTTGGATGGCTTTGCTGTGTTGGTCAATCCACCTGTCAACACATCAGCAG GTTTGGTGAAGTCGTCTCAAACCGCAGCCAGAAATCACTCTGCTGCAGGGCGAACAACCAGGGTGAACAGAACGGCACGTCCTGCAGGTTTGACCTTTAACCGGATGCTCAGGAGAGCGCCTCAGTCCTCCTCAGGTCCGAGGCAGCCTGAGAGCGCTGTGGCAGGAACCCCACTGCTAGAAAGAAGACGCCAACGCCAAACCAAGCCTCAGGCTGACCAGAGAAACAGACCTACACCAAAACTTG CATCTGAGTCCGTTCATGTGGTGTCACTGCAGGCACAGAAGGCCCAGGGACGAAGTGCACCCGCCAACAGAGACATAACAGCCAAAACTACACCACCAG AGCCACCTGAATATGAAGCCAGGGACATCAGTGTCAGGGTCATATCTCCAAAGTCGGTCCTTATCTCCTGGGTTGACCCTGCTGTTGAAATGGGAAAAGTTGCTCCGGGGGCATCCAG GTCATACACAGTTAGGTTCAGGGAGAAGGGTGAGTCAGCGCGCTGGGAGTACAAAGAAAGCACCCAGAGGAGAATGATGATCGACACCCTGTCTGCTGATGGCATGTACGAGTTCTCCGTCAGAATCTCTCAGGGAGAAAAACACAGCAAGTGGAGTGTCTCAGTATTTCAGAGGACTCCTGAGTCCG CACCATCTGGACCACCTGAAGATTTTGAGGTCAAGCCACTACGAGGAAAAGGAACTGCGGTCATTGCAACATGGGATCCTCCAGAAGAACCTAATGGCAGAATAACAG AATATATCCTGTCTTATGCCCCTGCTATGAAACCATTTGGCATGAAAAGTGTCACATACCGTGGTGGCACCACCACAGCCACCATAGATGGTCTGACCCCAGGAGAACGTTACATTTTCAAGATAAGAGCCGCCAACAGGAGGGGAATGGGACCACAAAGCAAGGTCTTCAGCGTTGTCATGCCACAGT CCAGGAGTGCTGTCTCATCATTCTCAGAAACCAAGGACAGCCACATGTCTAAACAGGATGAGGACAAGGAAAAACCCAATCCCCCATCAAAAGAGGTGCCAGAGGAACCAACCGCAACCCCTAAACCAAAACCTGTTTCACATAACAACAGGCGTGTACGCCCACTTTCGCAGACACGTTCCTATCACAGTATCTTTTCTTCTGTCAGAGGCTCAGTCAGGAATGGGTTGAATCGAGGTTCATCTAAAGGAAAAGCTAAAGAAGATGaggaacaagaagaagaaaaagtacCTACAACCCCACCTCCTGTGGAAGAGACGACTATAAAAGTCATGCAAGAGACAGAAGAGCTGGACAATGATGTCTCCCTTCTGTCTGAGGATGAAGTTGGTTATATTAAAGAGCCTGTGACTACTGAAACCCCAAGTCTCAAGGTTTTTACACCTTCTCCCACCAAACCTGTGCTTAAAAAGCCTTATCAACCAAATAGAAGGCCAGTTAAGATCAGGGTCCATCAAAAAGCTGGATCAAAGGctacttcctcctcctcatccaaTAATCCATCCTCATCTTCTTCCGCTTCATCCTCACCCTCCTCCTCTGCAACCTCATCTTTCCCTTCTTCACGCATTCAAGAGTCAGCAGCAAGTAGAAAGGACCATGTTGTCTCTGCAtacccaaacacacaaaatatctACAATAGACCCAATGTAACACAAGCAAAACCTTCCACTACAGGCCAAAAAGAAAGTAATtcacaacagacagacactactCCGATGGGCACTGGCTCTTCCTCAGCAGAGCGTAGCAGTGGTTCTGCTTCTGGTTTTCCTTCAAGACATGGCTTTAGCCGAAGACATCCTGGAATTTCATTTAGAGGGAACACAACTCGATTGCTTAACGGCTATAAACCTGCTGTCACCACTCAGCTGAAAATTCCAAGCAGAACCCAAAGCCAGGTTTCATTAAACCCACGTAGTTCAGCCAGTTCTCAGTCCATCTTACCAGAAAGAACTCAAAGTCATGAAACATCATCGACCTTCATTCCAAAAACATCCACACCAAATTCAGGAAGCACTTCCAACAGCCATTCAACGTCAGACTCAAATAACTCTAACAAATCACAGTTCACATCAAATTCTAGGTCACAGGATGCTAAAATTTTGAAAGACACTCATTCATCCACTTCACAAAGAAGAACAATTCACCATTCAACTGGAGACAAACCAGGTTCTTCTCAGTCAACGTCACAAAGAGCACCTCACAGCTCTGTAACTTCACGTGATACACACAATTCACTGGGTTCACACACATCACCTGATCTCAATACATCATTCAGGGAAGGAAATGATGATAGTTCTTACAAACACgaggaagataaaaaaaacaaagttgaagaGCCAACTTCAAGTTCTAGAGCACAACCcacagttcaaaataaaaaagaagaaagaaaagatgaaagcgTGAATAAAAAGCCCACACTTTCTCGTACTAGAATAAGCTCTTCATTTGCTGAAAAAATCCCTTGGCTAGCCAGTCGTTACCCAGGGAAATTTGTCTTAGGTACGAGAGCATCATCTCCCAGACAAGATGGAGGGACTTCTTTGACCAGGGTGTCGTCATCTGTAGGGGCTGGCAGGCCACTTGTAGTGGGGACACCTACTAGGGTCTCAGGGGCTGCAGGTGTTACAGGAGagtctttaaaacaggaaaccacTGAAGATCTGAGGACTCTATCCAAACATGACTCATTAAAGAATAGTGTTGGAGTGAGTTCAGTTAAGCCCTCTTTGAACAATCAAAATACAAGATCTAGTGACTCTAACAGTCCAACTACCTCATTTTCCTCTTCAGCCTCCACTTTTTCAAATTCTGGCTCCAACCCACTTGAAAAAACAACTGGGCACAAAGATTCCAGTGACTCCAATCACAAAGAAATCTCAAATAGTGATACTCATAAGGACAACATAGATGCAAGGAGtagagaaaataaagagaaagctgCAGACCACAAAGCAGTTCAAAGAACTCCTACATCTTCTTCAGCTGTCCACAGGAATGGAGAAAACGAGGAAAGTATGAGTACAAGAGAGACTTcatccaggaccaggactggcaTTTCAACTGGAGCCAGTCCAAGTCGTCGTCTTGGTGTAGGAATGAATGGAAGAGTACGCTCTTCTCTTTTAGCTAACACACAGTTTGGTGGGTCAAGACTTCCTATCAGGCCACAGCAGGTGCAGAATTCTAGACTGGGTGGTTCAACATCTGATTCCTCATCGTCACTTGATTCCTCTGCCTCCTTAAACTTTCCCAAGCCTGTCTTGAACTCAGCTCACAATGCTGGCAGTGACACTACTGTAAAAAAACCGTGGGGTGGAAACTCTCCTTCCACATCATCTTCATCTAGTATAAGAAATCCAGGAGGTAGGGCTCGCTATCCTATCATTagaggaaaaccaaacaatgGAGGAGGATTCAGACCTGGCAATGGAAATG TAGGTAAAGACGAACAACCCAATCTGACAGCAACAAATGCAAAAGAGACCTCTTCTTCTCTAGGAACTAGCAAGGCCACTGGACAGAAGTTTATCACTGGGCCTGATGGAACCAAATGG GTGGTTGACTTGGAAAGAGGGGTTCTAATGAACCAGGATGGAAAAATTCTTCAGGATTCCCAAGGCAAACCCAAGAGAGTGGTCCTCGGAGAAGATGGGCGCACAATTTTTG ACCACATGGGCAGTCCTCTGGTAAGTCAGGAAGGCATTGCTCTGTTTGGACATGGCAGAGACAGCCAGCCTGTGGTAAACCCCAAAGAAAAGGTCCTCACAGTTGGAGGAAAACCAGTTCTTGGTTTGAACGTGCTTCGTCCCAGGACCTCCATTACCACAACCACAACGGCTCCTCCTACCACCTCTGAACCCACCACCACTGAATGGACTACAGAGGAGTTTAGTACTGCTCTGCCATACCCAACCTGTCCACCTGGAACCTTCTCCAAAACAGATGAATATGGATATCCCCTTTTGGATCCAGAAGGAATTTTGGACTGTTATCCAGAAG tcataaaaaacacattgcCGCcatctactactactactgctactacCTCCACTACTACCACCACAACAGTCACAACTCCAGATAGCAGACTGGTCAACAAGAGACCTTTATCAGAGTTTGACCTCAGTGGGAAGAAGCGCTTCACAG CTCCTTATGTGAACTACATCCAGAAAGACCCGGGCGCACCCTGCTCTTTAACCGAGGCTCTGGAGTACCTTCAGGTCGACATCCTGGAAGACGTGATAAAGAAGGACATGGCAGCCAATCAGAATCAGCCTCCAAAACACAAGCCTCACAACCTCACAGTGGTGGCCATGGAAGGTTGTCACTCTTTCATCATCCTGGACTGGGCCCGACCCCTGAAAGACGACATGGTGTCAG GCTACATGGTTTACAGTGCTTCATATGACGATGTCCTCAACAATAGATGGTCTCCCAAAGCCTCTGATGGGACACATTTGGCTGTGGAGAATCTCAAGCCCAATTCCAG GTATTACTTCAAAGTCCGAGCCAAGAATGTGTTCGGTTTGGGACCATTCAGCGAAACACTCACCTATGAAACCGAGTCAG
- the fndc1 gene encoding fibronectin type III domain-containing protein 1 isoform X5, translating to MARAASRTLLALFVTFCASRCGWTDPEIINLDGFAVLVNPPVNTSAGLVKSSQTAARNHSAAGRTTRVNRTARPAGLTFNRMLRRAPQSSSGPRQPESAVAGTPLLERRRQRQTKPQADQRNRPTPKLASESVHVVSLQAQKAQGRSAPANRDITAKTTPPEPPEYEARDISVRVISPKSVLISWVDPAVEMGKVAPGASRSYTVRFREKGESARWEYKESTQRRMMIDTLSADGMYEFSVRISQGEKHSKWSVSVFQRTPESAPSGPPEDFEVKPLRGKGTAVIATWDPPEEPNGRITEYILSYAPAMKPFGMKSVTYRGGTTTATIDGLTPGERYIFKIRAANRRGMGPQSKVFSVVMPQSRSAVSSFSETKDSHMSKQDEDKEKPNPPSKEVPEEPTATPKPKPVSHNNRRVRPLSQTRSYHSIFSSVRGSVRNGLNRGSSKGKAKEDEEQEEEKVPTTPPPVEETTIKVMQETEELDNDVSLLSEDEVGYIKEPVTTETPSLKVFTPSPTKPVLKKPYQPNRRPVKIRVHQKAGSKATSSSSSNNPSSSSSASSSPSSSATSSFPSSRIQESAASRKDHVVSAYPNTQNIYNRPNVTQAKPSTTGQKESNSQQTDTTPMGTGSSSAERSSGSASGFPSRHGFSRRHPGISFRGNTTRLLNGYKPAVTTQLKIPSRTQSQVSLNPRSSASSQSILPERTQSHETSSTFIPKTSTPNSGSTSNSHSTSDSNNSNKSQFTSNSRSQDAKILKDTHSSTSQRRTIHHSTGDKPGSSQSTSQRAPHSSVTSRDTHNSLGSHTSPDLNTSFREGNDDSSYKHEEDKKNKVEEPTSSSRAQPTVQNKKEERKDESVNKKPTLSRTRISSSFAEKIPWLASRYPGKFVLGTRASSPRQDGGTSLTRVSSSVGAGRPLVVGTPTRVSGAAGVTGESLKQETTEDLRTLSKHDSLKNSVGVSSVKPSLNNQNTRSSDSNSPTTSFSSSASTFSNSGSNPLEKTTGHKDSSDSNHKEISNSDTHKDNIDARSRENKEKAADHKAVQRTPTSSSAVHRNGENEESMSTRETSSRTRTGISTGASPSRRLGVGMNGRVRSSLLANTQFGGSRLPIRPQQVQNSRLGGSTSDSSSSLDSSASLNFPKPVLNSAHNAGSDTTVKKPWGGNSPSTSSSSSIRNPGGRARYPIIRGKPNNGGGFRPGNGNVGKDEQPNLTATNAKETSSSLGTSKATGQKFITGPDGTKWVVDLERGVLMNQDGKILQDSQGKPKRVVLGEDGRTIFDHMGSPLVSQEGIALFGHGRDSQPVVNPKEKVLTVGGKPVLGLNVLRPRTSITTTTTAPPTTSEPTTTEWTTEEFSTALPYPTCPPGTFSKTDEYGYPLLDPEGILDCYPEEDSSGMEMDHMLTVSMVPDALALEKVIKNTLPPSTTTTATTSTTTTTTVTTPDSRLVNKRPLSEFDLSGKKRFTAPYVNYIQKDPGAPCSLTEALEYLQVDILEDVIKKDMAANQNQPPKHKPHNLTVVAMEGCHSFIILDWARPLKDDMVSGYMVYSASYDDVLNNRWSPKASDGTHLAVENLKPNSRYYFKVRAKNVFGLGPFSETLTYETESDDPFLIERPPGGEPIWVPFTFKYNPVHSSCKGSQFVKRTWYRKFVGVVLCNSLRYKIFMGDGLREPFYSIGDTLGQGEDHCQFVDSYRDGRTGPSDFSYNLPSAQGYYRAYRQEPVTFGVIGRRTAHHFVGWYECGVPIPGKW from the exons ATGGCTCGAGCCGCAAGCAGGACACTCTTGGCGctatttgttacattttgcgCTTCTCGTTGCGGATggacag acCCAGAAATCATCAACTTGGATGGCTTTGCTGTGTTGGTCAATCCACCTGTCAACACATCAGCAG GTTTGGTGAAGTCGTCTCAAACCGCAGCCAGAAATCACTCTGCTGCAGGGCGAACAACCAGGGTGAACAGAACGGCACGTCCTGCAGGTTTGACCTTTAACCGGATGCTCAGGAGAGCGCCTCAGTCCTCCTCAGGTCCGAGGCAGCCTGAGAGCGCTGTGGCAGGAACCCCACTGCTAGAAAGAAGACGCCAACGCCAAACCAAGCCTCAGGCTGACCAGAGAAACAGACCTACACCAAAACTTG CATCTGAGTCCGTTCATGTGGTGTCACTGCAGGCACAGAAGGCCCAGGGACGAAGTGCACCCGCCAACAGAGACATAACAGCCAAAACTACACCACCAG AGCCACCTGAATATGAAGCCAGGGACATCAGTGTCAGGGTCATATCTCCAAAGTCGGTCCTTATCTCCTGGGTTGACCCTGCTGTTGAAATGGGAAAAGTTGCTCCGGGGGCATCCAG GTCATACACAGTTAGGTTCAGGGAGAAGGGTGAGTCAGCGCGCTGGGAGTACAAAGAAAGCACCCAGAGGAGAATGATGATCGACACCCTGTCTGCTGATGGCATGTACGAGTTCTCCGTCAGAATCTCTCAGGGAGAAAAACACAGCAAGTGGAGTGTCTCAGTATTTCAGAGGACTCCTGAGTCCG CACCATCTGGACCACCTGAAGATTTTGAGGTCAAGCCACTACGAGGAAAAGGAACTGCGGTCATTGCAACATGGGATCCTCCAGAAGAACCTAATGGCAGAATAACAG AATATATCCTGTCTTATGCCCCTGCTATGAAACCATTTGGCATGAAAAGTGTCACATACCGTGGTGGCACCACCACAGCCACCATAGATGGTCTGACCCCAGGAGAACGTTACATTTTCAAGATAAGAGCCGCCAACAGGAGGGGAATGGGACCACAAAGCAAGGTCTTCAGCGTTGTCATGCCACAGT CCAGGAGTGCTGTCTCATCATTCTCAGAAACCAAGGACAGCCACATGTCTAAACAGGATGAGGACAAGGAAAAACCCAATCCCCCATCAAAAGAGGTGCCAGAGGAACCAACCGCAACCCCTAAACCAAAACCTGTTTCACATAACAACAGGCGTGTACGCCCACTTTCGCAGACACGTTCCTATCACAGTATCTTTTCTTCTGTCAGAGGCTCAGTCAGGAATGGGTTGAATCGAGGTTCATCTAAAGGAAAAGCTAAAGAAGATGaggaacaagaagaagaaaaagtacCTACAACCCCACCTCCTGTGGAAGAGACGACTATAAAAGTCATGCAAGAGACAGAAGAGCTGGACAATGATGTCTCCCTTCTGTCTGAGGATGAAGTTGGTTATATTAAAGAGCCTGTGACTACTGAAACCCCAAGTCTCAAGGTTTTTACACCTTCTCCCACCAAACCTGTGCTTAAAAAGCCTTATCAACCAAATAGAAGGCCAGTTAAGATCAGGGTCCATCAAAAAGCTGGATCAAAGGctacttcctcctcctcatccaaTAATCCATCCTCATCTTCTTCCGCTTCATCCTCACCCTCCTCCTCTGCAACCTCATCTTTCCCTTCTTCACGCATTCAAGAGTCAGCAGCAAGTAGAAAGGACCATGTTGTCTCTGCAtacccaaacacacaaaatatctACAATAGACCCAATGTAACACAAGCAAAACCTTCCACTACAGGCCAAAAAGAAAGTAATtcacaacagacagacactactCCGATGGGCACTGGCTCTTCCTCAGCAGAGCGTAGCAGTGGTTCTGCTTCTGGTTTTCCTTCAAGACATGGCTTTAGCCGAAGACATCCTGGAATTTCATTTAGAGGGAACACAACTCGATTGCTTAACGGCTATAAACCTGCTGTCACCACTCAGCTGAAAATTCCAAGCAGAACCCAAAGCCAGGTTTCATTAAACCCACGTAGTTCAGCCAGTTCTCAGTCCATCTTACCAGAAAGAACTCAAAGTCATGAAACATCATCGACCTTCATTCCAAAAACATCCACACCAAATTCAGGAAGCACTTCCAACAGCCATTCAACGTCAGACTCAAATAACTCTAACAAATCACAGTTCACATCAAATTCTAGGTCACAGGATGCTAAAATTTTGAAAGACACTCATTCATCCACTTCACAAAGAAGAACAATTCACCATTCAACTGGAGACAAACCAGGTTCTTCTCAGTCAACGTCACAAAGAGCACCTCACAGCTCTGTAACTTCACGTGATACACACAATTCACTGGGTTCACACACATCACCTGATCTCAATACATCATTCAGGGAAGGAAATGATGATAGTTCTTACAAACACgaggaagataaaaaaaacaaagttgaagaGCCAACTTCAAGTTCTAGAGCACAACCcacagttcaaaataaaaaagaagaaagaaaagatgaaagcgTGAATAAAAAGCCCACACTTTCTCGTACTAGAATAAGCTCTTCATTTGCTGAAAAAATCCCTTGGCTAGCCAGTCGTTACCCAGGGAAATTTGTCTTAGGTACGAGAGCATCATCTCCCAGACAAGATGGAGGGACTTCTTTGACCAGGGTGTCGTCATCTGTAGGGGCTGGCAGGCCACTTGTAGTGGGGACACCTACTAGGGTCTCAGGGGCTGCAGGTGTTACAGGAGagtctttaaaacaggaaaccacTGAAGATCTGAGGACTCTATCCAAACATGACTCATTAAAGAATAGTGTTGGAGTGAGTTCAGTTAAGCCCTCTTTGAACAATCAAAATACAAGATCTAGTGACTCTAACAGTCCAACTACCTCATTTTCCTCTTCAGCCTCCACTTTTTCAAATTCTGGCTCCAACCCACTTGAAAAAACAACTGGGCACAAAGATTCCAGTGACTCCAATCACAAAGAAATCTCAAATAGTGATACTCATAAGGACAACATAGATGCAAGGAGtagagaaaataaagagaaagctgCAGACCACAAAGCAGTTCAAAGAACTCCTACATCTTCTTCAGCTGTCCACAGGAATGGAGAAAACGAGGAAAGTATGAGTACAAGAGAGACTTcatccaggaccaggactggcaTTTCAACTGGAGCCAGTCCAAGTCGTCGTCTTGGTGTAGGAATGAATGGAAGAGTACGCTCTTCTCTTTTAGCTAACACACAGTTTGGTGGGTCAAGACTTCCTATCAGGCCACAGCAGGTGCAGAATTCTAGACTGGGTGGTTCAACATCTGATTCCTCATCGTCACTTGATTCCTCTGCCTCCTTAAACTTTCCCAAGCCTGTCTTGAACTCAGCTCACAATGCTGGCAGTGACACTACTGTAAAAAAACCGTGGGGTGGAAACTCTCCTTCCACATCATCTTCATCTAGTATAAGAAATCCAGGAGGTAGGGCTCGCTATCCTATCATTagaggaaaaccaaacaatgGAGGAGGATTCAGACCTGGCAATGGAAATG TAGGTAAAGACGAACAACCCAATCTGACAGCAACAAATGCAAAAGAGACCTCTTCTTCTCTAGGAACTAGCAAGGCCACTGGACAGAAGTTTATCACTGGGCCTGATGGAACCAAATGG GTGGTTGACTTGGAAAGAGGGGTTCTAATGAACCAGGATGGAAAAATTCTTCAGGATTCCCAAGGCAAACCCAAGAGAGTGGTCCTCGGAGAAGATGGGCGCACAATTTTTG ACCACATGGGCAGTCCTCTGGTAAGTCAGGAAGGCATTGCTCTGTTTGGACATGGCAGAGACAGCCAGCCTGTGGTAAACCCCAAAGAAAAGGTCCTCACAGTTGGAGGAAAACCAGTTCTTGGTTTGAACGTGCTTCGTCCCAGGACCTCCATTACCACAACCACAACGGCTCCTCCTACCACCTCTGAACCCACCACCACTGAATGGACTACAGAGGAGTTTAGTACTGCTCTGCCATACCCAACCTGTCCACCTGGAACCTTCTCCAAAACAGATGAATATGGATATCCCCTTTTGGATCCAGAAGGAATTTTGGACTGTTATCCAGAAG AGGACTCATCAGGAATGGAAATGGACCACATGCTTACAGTGTCCATGGTGCCTGATGCTTTAGCTCTTGAGAAAG tcataaaaaacacattgcCGCcatctactactactactgctactacCTCCACTACTACCACCACAACAGTCACAACTCCAGATAGCAGACTGGTCAACAAGAGACCTTTATCAGAGTTTGACCTCAGTGGGAAGAAGCGCTTCACAG CTCCTTATGTGAACTACATCCAGAAAGACCCGGGCGCACCCTGCTCTTTAACCGAGGCTCTGGAGTACCTTCAGGTCGACATCCTGGAAGACGTGATAAAGAAGGACATGGCAGCCAATCAGAATCAGCCTCCAAAACACAAGCCTCACAACCTCACAGTGGTGGCCATGGAAGGTTGTCACTCTTTCATCATCCTGGACTGGGCCCGACCCCTGAAAGACGACATGGTGTCAG GCTACATGGTTTACAGTGCTTCATATGACGATGTCCTCAACAATAGATGGTCTCCCAAAGCCTCTGATGGGACACATTTGGCTGTGGAGAATCTCAAGCCCAATTCCAG GTATTACTTCAAAGTCCGAGCCAAGAATGTGTTCGGTTTGGGACCATTCAGCGAAACACTCACCTATGAAACCGAGTCAG